From the genome of Canis lupus familiaris isolate Mischka breed German Shepherd chromosome 20, alternate assembly UU_Cfam_GSD_1.0, whole genome shotgun sequence:
cctttctgcctGGACAAGGCTAAGTTAATGTTGGTTGAGTACCTCTGCTGGGTACCAGGCACTGGGGTGAACAGGTCACATGCTTGACCACGTTTCACACTCAGAACTATCCTGCGAGTTGGCCCATTTGGCCAAACGTTTATTAAATGCAGGGCGTGTGCCAGGAACAGTTCGATTGCAGAAGACAAGCTGGGAACAAAACAGgcctgagggaggggagggagggcactgTGCGCTGTGGGGAAGGGCCCtccagcatgtgcaaaggtcctggggcagcaCCACACCTGGTGTGTTGGGGCAAAAGCAAGGTGCCCCATGTGTTGCAGAAGAATGCACGAAGGGGAGAGAGCTGCAGGAGGTGAGGACAAAGAGAAAGCGGGACCTCGTGGGCCATAGTGAGGAGCCCGGAAGGTAAATCGAGGCCCAAGGGTGGCAAGTGGCTGAGGCGTCTCAGCAGAACAGAGATCTGAACTGTACTTCCTGGGTGGAAGCAGGAGGCCGTGTGAGCACGCAGGCAGGGCCTTGGGGACGTGGGATGGCCCAAGAACCCTCagcctggtgggggtgggagctgtGGGCAGAGGCCGCCTGGTGCTCTTAGCGGGGGAAAGGTGCTGGGCCCAGGGCCCACGCTGGGCCGGGCCGGCTGCACGTGACCGCCcagggccctcccccagcccgCTGGCCGCCTGCCTCTGCTGCCGGGCCCGCGCCTGCCCCAGACCCTATAAGGCCTGGTAGCCGAGAGCTGAGCCGGCTGCCAGCTGTGCGCCTGTGGCTCCGAGGGACCCTCACACGCCCCAGGTGAGCCACGCCAGCGTGCAGCTGGGACTGGGGGTGTGGTCGGGGGGCTGCGTGgggtgggaggcctgggggtccCGACTCACACGCCCTCTCGGCCCCCCTTCCAGCTGCTTACAGTATCATTACCATGTCAGCTCAGGATGAAGGAGGCCGGGATCCTCCCAAACCCAAGGGCAAGGTAAGGGGGGGTGTGGGAGGGGGAGATCCCTGGTGGGGCCCGGGAGCCCCCAGACCCTTGGGAAGGTGACCTCATGGTACTGGGGTCTGGAAGGGCTTCCCGGGGAGGACGGGAAGGCGCCCAGAGCCATGGCACTCTTCCCTCCTGTCCCAAGCTGGAGGGTGAAGGAGTGGGGAGCTCGGGCAACCCTCGGCTCCTtccttactgtgtgaccttgaaccaGCCATGGGcgtctctgggtctcagtttccctttctgtgAAGTGGGGGCGGTGGAGGGAAAAGGTCTTTGGGGCCCTGGGGGATGGTCTTCTCAGCTGTCTATGGGAGGCAGGCTGACTCTGCCCATTGCccaggcaaggaaactgagactcagagcgCTAACAGTCCCTGCTGGGGTCACGCAGGAGCCCAGGGCTGTCTGATGCTTTCCCCCGCCTTGCCCCAAGGCCTGGCCCTGCCAacgctgccccctgccccctgtaGATCCTGGGGAGCTTCCTGGGGTCCTTGCCTGGCTTCAGTTCTGCCCGGAACCTGATGGCCAGCGCCCACGGTTCGGCGAAAGAGGCCCGGCCCGCCGCCGATCCGGCAGGTGCTTCTGCCCAGCCCGGGAATGACGGTGAGTGGACAGCGCCACGGAGGTGGGGGCTCTGGAGGCGGGTCCCTGGAGGAAAGCTCCCAGCAGGGGCTTCTGGCCATTTGGGGGTGGCTCTTATGGGCCAGAGTCATCTCAATAGACGCTGCAGGCTGGCATGCTCATTTGGTgccagatgtggaaactgaggcatcaGTATGGCCGGTGAGTGGCCCAAAGCAGCATAAGCAGCAACAGTGGGGTTGTGAACACAGCCTGTCTCCCAGCGACGATGTCTCCTACCTTCTCAGCCCCTCCCgtcccccaccccattcctgaCGCACCACGGGCCAGGGTCTGGGTGTTCCCCGTGTCTGAGCTCACTGACGGTTTTCATCCCGGTTCCCAGAGAGACACTGGCTTCCAGGGGTCACACGGGGCGGGGGGTTCTCCGCCCtgctggggcagccctggggatgcAGAGGGCGGGTGCAGGggagcctggggcgggggcggctccTGGACCGGGCCTCACTCTGGGCCCGGAGCCCTGGGCAGCTGACTTCTGCTCCACATACCTGGCCCGACGGGCAGCAGGCAGCtgcggcaggggcggggcgggccccgATCGTCTTCCCGCGATGCCCCTGGGGGGAGTGTCCAGCACCCAGGCACAGAAAAGCTCCAGAGAACTTCTGCTCCAGGAGCCCAAGGAGCTCCAGGACTCAGGGTCAGACTGAGCCAGACCCATGGCTGTCCCTGGCAGGGTGGCTGGGACATTCCTGACCTTTCAGGCTGTGCCCACCGGTTGCGCAACGGGCACGGGGGTGGCTGACGCCGGCCCACATCCCTTGCCCTTCCTGGTGGCCTGACCAGCTCCTTGTCCCCGCAGCAGCCACCGCCTTGGAGCAGACGGCCAGCGGGGAGAAGCTGCTGCCACCTTCGGACAAGGTGAGAGGTGCTGGGAGAGCCTCGTGGCTCCCACCTCCTCCTGGGGGCCCTCCTAGGATGTTCGGGTGCCTGCCCCCTGAGGGGCTGTGCTGTCACAGGCCAAGGAGGGGGCAGATAGCCTGGTGTGTCCCGCTGTGGGATTCCAGCCATTGCTGCCCCTCAGCGCTTCTGTtgccacatctgtgaaatgggagcgGCACTGCCTTACCTCCGAGCACGGGCCCCAGagagcgcccccgcccccccagcaccATGGGACGGAGAACACTGGTAACTCACCGTGTGTCAGGCTTTGGGCCACGTGCTTTCTGGGCGCCGCTTGCTAGTTAATCGGCCCTGTGAGGGAGGAGTGCAGTACCCTGCACAacagctgaggcacagagaaggcgAGCCAcctgccaaaggtcacacagcaaggcgTGGTAGTGGTAGTGTGGTTCCTGAGCCTTGGGCGGTTGGAGGCTGCCGAGACGATGGGGACCCCCCGTGCTATCACATCCCCAAGGTCTGGCGGAGCGTAGGAACTGATGTCACGGCAAGGTGCCAGAGCCCTGTTACAACTGTCAGTGAGCACAAGCCCCTACCCTGGAGTCGTACTGCCGctcctctgccctcagctcagacAGACGGAAACGCAAAGGGTGAAGCACGCCACAGGCCCCCTGGCCCAGATTAAACCAGACCCTGGCACCCACACCCTGTTCCCTCCCCGCCGAGTCCCCACAGCCTCTCTACTCACATTAGTTGAGCACCTACTCCCTGCAAAGTGCCTCAGGCACCTTGACTCCGGTCCTCGGTCCTCCACAGTCCTCGGCGGAGGTGCTGTTTTAGCCACCGTGCCTTAGACAGAGCTCGGAGAGGGGGCTCGCCCGAGGTCACGcggcgggggctgggggagggggcacagagagctgagattcaaaccagGTCTCCGCAGGCATGGAGTCCAGATGCCCACTTGGGATGATGCGGGGCAGCAGGTGCTCACTCTGTGCCCCTCCGCCTCAGCACTGTGGCCGTTTGGAGCCAGATTGGGCTTGGTTGTGGGGCATCCCAGGGTTTGCACGGCATCCCCGGGCCTTGCTCGCTCCATGCCCGGAGCTCCCTGCCCGCCCAAGTCGAGGCAAACACAGATGTCCCCTGGAGGGCAGTATCGCACTGGTGGGGGAAACTGTACTGGCAGCTCTGAGGCCATCACGGCCCTTTGTTAGTTTAACTGACGAGAAAAACCGTCTTCTGGGACGTCAGAGATGATGAGAATCATtgacaggatcccaggactcaaaCCCAATGCTCGTCCCCGTCCTTTTGCaggttattattcttttttaaatgctgttaCTTGAATATACTCATTTTAACGAGCAATGTGGTCTCCCTGCTGTAACAGGGAAACCAGGTTCGAAATCTGCCAAAAGTAAAGAGTAGGCAGGGTGAACAACGATGTCATTCAGTGACAGGCACTGCCTGAGCCCAAGTCCAGGAGTCTTGGCAAGGGTTCTGGAGGTGTAGGGACCTGCCATCAGCAATGGGGACCTACTGAATCATGGGGAACCGTCTGGCACTAGGACAGGGCTCGTCGAGGCTGGGCCCTGGAAGGCCCTGGCTGGATAACAGTGTGCAGGGAAACTATGTCAGGGTGGGGAGTAAGGAGCAGGCTTTCTGGGGGACAGTCCCCATCCCTAAGGCACACTAGAAGTCAGGTTAGCTGAAGTCTGGGGTGCAAAGCATCTCCAGTGCTCCTGTTGATGACATGTGTCCTTTCTTATCAGATGATCTCTGGGGCAAAGGACCTTGTGTGCTCCAAGATGACCAAGACCAAGGGTGCCATCTCCTCCGGGATGGCCAACATGGTAGACACAGCTAAAGGTGTGGTGCAGGGAGGCCTAGGCATGACCCGGTCTGCACTCACGGGCACCAAGGAGACTGTAGCCGGTGGAGTCACCAGTGCAGTGAATGTGGCCAAGGACACTGTCCAGACTGGTCTGGACACCACCAAGACAGTCCTGACAGGCACCAAAGACACCGTGTGCACTGGGATGACTGGTGCCATGAACGTGGCCAAAGGAGCTGTCCAGACTGGAATGGACACATCAAAGGCTGTCCTGACAGGCACTAAAGACACTGTGTGTACTGGGATGACCGGTGCCATGAACGTGGCCAAAGGAGCTGTCCAAGGAGGTCTGGACACTTCAAAGGCCGTCCTGACTGGCACTAAAGATGCTGTGTCCACTGGGGTGACAGGGGCCATGAACATGGCCAAGGGCACTGTCCAGACTGGTCTGGACACCACCAAGACTGTCCTGACAGGCACCAAAGACACCGTGTGTACCGGGATGACTGGTGCCATGAACGTGGCCAAAGGAGCTGTCCAGGGAGGTCTGGACACTTCAAAGAGTATCCTAACTGGCACCAAAGATGCCGTGTCCACTGGCATGACAGGGGCAATGAACATGGCCAAGGGCACTGTCCAGACTGGTCTGGACACCACCAAGACTGTCCTGACTGGCACCAAAGACACCGTGTGTACCGGGATGACCGGTGCCATGAACGTGGCCAAAGGAGCTGTCCAGACTGGCTTGGACACGTCAAAAGCCGTCCTGACTGGCACCAAAGATGCCGTGTCCACTGGGGTGACAGGGGCCATGAACATGGCCAAGGGCACGGTCCAGACTGGTCTGGACACCACCAAGACTGTCCTGACAGGCACCAAAGACACCGTGGGTACTGGCATGACCGGTGCCATGAACGTGGCCAAAGGAGCTGTCCAGACTGGCTTGGACACGTCAAAAGCCGTCCTGACTGGCACCAAAGATGCCGTATCCACTGGGGTGACAGGGGCCATGGACATGGCCAAGGGCACTGTTCAGACTGGTCTGGACACCACCAAGACTGTCCTGACAGGCACCAAAGACACCGTGTGTACCGGGATGATCGGTGCCATGAACGTGGCCAAAGGAGCTGTCCAGACTGGCATGGACACATCAAAGGCCGTCCTGACTGGCACCAAAGATGCCGTATCCACTGGGGTGACAGGGGCCATGGACATGGCCAAGGGCACTGTTCAGACTGGTCTGGACACCACCAAGACTGTCCTGACAGGCACCAAAGACACCGTGTGTACCGGGATGACTGGTGCCATGAACATGGCCAAAGGAGCTGTCCAGACTGGCATGGACACATCAAAGGCTGTCCTGTCAGGCACCAAAGACACCTTATCTACTGGGCTCACCGGGGCACTGGGTGCAGCCAAGGGCACGGTCCAGACTGGTCTGGACACCACCAAGACTGTCCTGACAGGCACCAAAGACACCGTGTGTACTGGGATGACCGGTGCCATGAACGTGGCCAAAGGAGCTGTCCAGACTGGCATGGACACATCAAAGGCTGTCCTGTCAGGCACCAAAGATGCCGTATCCACTGGGGTGACAGGGGCCATGAACATGGCCAAGGGCGCTGTCCAGACTGGTCTAGACACCACCAAGACAGTCCTGACAGGCACCAAAGACACCGTGTGTACTGGGATGACCGGTGCCATGAACGTGGCCAAAGGAGCTGTCCAGGGAGGTCTGGACACATCAAAGGCCGTCCTGACTGGCACTAAAGATGCCGTGTCCACTGGGGTGACAGGAGCCATGAACATGGCCAAGGGCACTGTTCAGACTGGTCTGGACACCACCAAGACAGTCCTGACAGGCACCAAAGACACCGTGTGTACTGGGATGACCGGTGCCATGAACGTGGCCAAAGGAGCTGTCCAGACTGGCATGGACACATCAAAGGCCGTCCTGACTGGCACCAAAGACACCTTATCTACTGGGCTCACCGGGGCACTGGGTGTGGCCAAGGGCACTGTTCAGACTGGTCTGGACACCACCAAGACTGTCCTGACAGGCACCAAAGACACCGTGTGTACTGGGATGACCGGTGCCATGAACGTGGCCAAAGGAGCTGTCCAGACTGGCATGGACACATCAAAGGCCGTCCTGACTGGCACCAAAGATGCCGTGTCCACTGGGATGACCGGTGCCATGAATGTGGCCAAAGGAGCTGTCCAGGGAGGTCTGGACACATCAAAGGCCGTCCTGACTGGCACTAAAGATGCCGTGTCCACTGGGGTGACAGGAGCCATGAACATGGCCAAGGGCACTGTTCAGACTGGTCTGGACACCACCAAGACTGTCCTGACAGGCACCAAAGACACCGTGTGTACTGGGATGACCGGTGCCATGAACGTGGCCAAAGGAGCTGTCCAGACTGGCATGGACACATCAAAGGCTGTCCTGTCAGGCACCAAAGATGCCGTATCCACTGGGGTGACAGGGGCCATGAACATGGCCAAGGGCGCTGTCCAGACTGGTCTAGACACCACCAAGACAGTCCTGACAGGCACCAAAGACACCGTGTGTACTGGGATGACCGGTGCCATGAACGTGGCCAAAGGAGCTGTCCAGGGAGGTCTGGACACATCAAAGGCCGTCCTGACTGGCACTAAAGATGCCGTGTCCACTGGGGTGACAGGAGCCATGAACATGGCCAAGGGCACTGTTCAGACTGGTCTGGACACCACCAAGACAGTCCTGACAGGCACCAAAGACACCGTGTGTACTGGGATGACCGGTGCCATGAACGTGGCCAAAGGAGCTGTCCAGACTGGCATGGACACATCAAAGGCCGTCCTGACTGGCACCAAAGACACCTTATCTACTGGGCTCACCGGGGCACTGGGTGTGGCCAAGGGCACTGTTCAGACTGGTCTGGACACCACCAAGACTGTCCTGACAGGCACCAAAGACACCGTGTGTACTGGGATGACCGGTGCCATGAACGTGGCCAAAGGAGCTGTCCAGACTGGCATGGACACATCAAAGGCCGTCCTGACTGGCACCAAAGATGCCGTGTCCACTGGGATGACCGGTGCCATGAATGTGGCCAAAGGAGCTGTCCAGGGAGGTCTGGACACATCAAAGGCCGTCCTGACTGGCACTAAAGATGCCGTGTCCACTGGGGTGACAGGAGCCATGAACATGGCCAAGGGCACTGTTCAGACTGGTCTGGACACCACCAAGACTGTCCTGACAGGCACCAAAGACACCGTGTGTACTGGGATGACTGGTGCCATGAATGTGGCCAAAGGAGCTGTCCAGACTGGCATGGACACATCAAAGGCCGTCCTGACTGGCACCAAAGACACCTTATCTACTGGGCTCACCGGGGCACTGGGTGTGGCCAAGGGCACTGTTCAGACTGGTCTGGACACCACCAAGACTGTCCTGACAGGCACCAAAGACACCGTGTGTACTGGGATGACCGGTGCCATGAACGTGGCCAAAGGAGCTGTCCAGACTGGCATGGACACATCAAAGGCTGTCCTGTCAGGCACCAAAGATGCCGTGTCCACTGGGGTGACAGGGGCCATGAACATGGCCAAGGGCACTGTCCAGACTGGTCTAGACACCACCAAGACTGTCCTGACAGGCACCAAAGACACCGTGTGTACTGGGATGACTGGTGCCATGAATGTGGCCAAAGGAGCTGTCCAGGGAGGTCTGGACACTTCAAAGAGTATCGTGACTGGCACCAAAGATGCAGTGTCCACTGGGGTGACAGGGGCCATGGACATGGCCAAGGGAACCTTTCAGACTGGTCTGGACACCACCAAGACTGTCCTGACAGGCACCAAAGACACCGTGTGTACTGGCATGACCAGTGCCATGAACGTGGCCAAAGGAGCTGTCCAGACTGGCATGGACACATCAAAGGCCGTCCTGTCAGGCACCAAAGACACCTTATCTACTGGGCTCACCGGGGCACTGGGTGTGGCCAAGGGCACGGTCCAGACTGGTCTGGACACCACCAGGACTGTCCTGACAGGCACCAAAGACACCGTGTGTACTGGGATGACCGGTGCCATGAATGTGGCTAAAGGGGCTGTCCAGACTGGCTTGGACACGTCAAAAGCAGTCCTAACTGGTACAAAAGATACAGTGTCCACTGGGGTGACAGGGGCCATGAAAATGGCCAAGGGCACGGTCCAGACTGGTCTGGACACCACCAAGACTGTCCTGACAGGCACTAAAGACACTGTATGTACTGGGATGACCGGTGCCATGAACGTGGCCAAAGGAGCTGTCCAGGGAGGTCTGGACACTTCAAAGACTATCCTAACTGGCACCAAAGATGCCGTATCCACTGGGGTGACAGGGGCCATGAACATGGCCAAGGGCACTGTCCAGACTGGTCTGGACACCACCAAGACTGTCCTGGCAGGCACCAAAGACACCATGTGTACTGGGATGACTGGTGCCATGAATGTGGCCAAAGGAGCTGTCCAGGGAGGTCTGGACACTTCGAAGACTATCCTAACTGGCACCAAAGACACCCTATCTACTGGGCTCACTGGGGCATTGGGTGTAGCCAAGGGCACGGTCCAGACTGGTCTGGACACCACCAAGACAGTCCTGACAGGCACCAAAGAAACAGTTTCCACTGGACTCTCAGGAGCAGGGAGTGTGGCCAAAGGGGCAGTGCAGACCATCCAGAGTTGGTTACCAGGTACCCAGGATACCGTCTGGAGTGGACTCACCAGTTACAGTGGCCCAGACAaaggagggaaacaaaccatCCTGAGACCCCTGGAGGCTCTATCCTCTGGAGTAGCCAGTGCCCCAGACACCCTGTGTGCAGGCCTGGACCTTGCCAGGGAAGCCACCGCTGTGGCAACATTCACTCAAGGGGCCTCGCCGGGCAGGGAGGATGCAGGGCCTGCAGCCACCACATGTGTCCCCGAAGGAGCCATGAGCTTTGCAATGCTCGGGGCTGAGCTGGGGAAACTGGGGGATATTTTCTACCCCATGGATGCCAAGGAGCAAGGTGAGAACCGCACAGCTGGGCCCCACTTCCCATGGGCCTGGCTTCTGTAAGACCCGAGCCCCGGATTCTCCAGGGGCCTCTCAGATTGAGTAATCCTGTCTTCCTTTCCAGCTCAGCTTGCTGCCTCcgaacctgggccaaaggtactCACGGCCGACCAGGGCAGCTACTTTGTGCGTCTGGGTGACCTAGCCCCTGGCTTCCGCCAGCGGGCTTTtgagcatgccctgagccacctgcAGCACCGCCAGTTCCAGGCCAGGGGCGCGCTGGCCCAGCTGGAGGACTCCTTCCAGGTGGTAAgagccttcctctccccctgGCACCTTCCTCAGATTATCTCCCCCTGAACCCCCAGGCACGTGCGGTGACCGGTAAGCATGTACGGCGCGAGGATCCACTGGCACAGGCCTTCCCCACGGCTGACAGCTAACACTTGTGCCGCTTCCGCTGCACCGGGAGCGCTGAGCTGCACAGTCCGGCAGCAGCAACCCGCAGTGGCTGAGGCAGGTGGTGAGGGACCCCTAGCTCTGAGGACCTCCAGGTTCCCGAGGTCATGGGTCATGGGTTTTAGATGTTCAGCTACATCAGCCCCACTTACACATGCAGTGAAGAGCCTGGCAATGCCGCCTGAATCAGGATCCCCGGGGTGTGCCCGCACAACTGTGTTTTTAATTGGTGCCCTGGGGGCTCCAGTGAGCCCCAGTTTGAAGACTATTGGTCCATTCCAGTGGGAACAGTCACAACAAGGATGATCAGGCCCCAGGGACGCTGGGACATTTGTAGCTGTCACAACTGCAGGAGAAGGTGCTTCTGACATCGAGGAGgtgaggccagggatgctgcccagcccccacccagcacccaggaCTGAGTGGTGGCCTGACCCAATGGGTTTTGCTAGGGCGTCACTCTGGCTGCTGATGGGAAAATGGGCTGGACCCAGGAGATCAGTGAGGTTTCCACAAAAATTATGGCAACTGTTGGATGGTGGGGccaccagggaggggcaggggcagcgagAGGCACCCATGTCCTCCTGGAAGTGCCTCCGAGGCAGGCTGACAAGGTCTACAGGTGGGCTCCATAGGAGCCATGGGAGGCATGAGAGAGAGGAACCCTAAGACATtttggagcttaaaaaaaaatttttttttgagtattttatttaagtaatgtctacacccaacagcccgctcgaactcacaactctgagatcaagagtcggccaGGCATCTCTGCTTGGGAGATTTTTAGCAGGGGACCCTGGGGGAGGTGCTGAGTGGGTTGAGGTGAACATGGAGAGTTTGATTTTGGATGGGGCACTGGAGCTGACCAGCAGGCCCCAGATGGGAGTTCCTGCAGGGTGAGCTGGGAGTCCACACCTGGCCCACACTCTGCCCACCCACCAGCTGCTGGGACAAGGGAGATTGTTTAactggtggtggggtggggaggctcctATGTGCCGGGGACTCAACAATCtaggaagaggggatccctgggtggctcagaggtttagagctacctttggcccagggcgtgatcctggagacctgggattgagtcccacatcgggctccctgcatggaccctgcttctctctctgcctgtgtctctgcctctctctgtatctcccatgaataaataaataaattaattaaaaaaaaaaaaacaatctaggAAGAAAAGCCGCCAAAAGAACTTCCACCCACGAGGCGGAGGGGGGTGGGTAGAtaaacagcaaggaaacaaacatccaACATCCACAGTAACTCAACAGAGATGTGCCTATAAGGAGAATAATGAAACCTGGCAGGGAGGGACTAGGGGCCACTGCActgggtggccagggaaggcctcacCTGGAGCCAAGACTGGATGGGCACCACATGAAAGGCCAGAGGAAGCATACTCCAGGCTGAACAGGCAGCATGTGCAAATGCTCTGAGGCAGAGGCATGTTGGAAGTGGTCAGAAGACAAAATGAGGCCAGTGTGTCCAGAGCGGAGCATGACAGAGTGTCAGTAGGAGATGAGGTCTGGGAAGTCCCAGGAAGCAGACCCTGTAGGCCATGGTGAGGAGCTAGATTGTATCCAAAGGGCACTGGGGAACCATGGAAGGATTTTGAACTGGGAACTGATGGTTTGTTATTTGGTCTCTGACAAGCCCAAAAAGAATATGGATTATTGTCTATCCTGGCACAGCTGGCTCTAAACTTGTGGCTTTTCCACCATGGAAAGGTCTGGACACAaggccccagggccagggccaggaatATCCCCAGGGCAGTGTGTGAAAGGACCCTGCTGAGAAGCTGTAATTTATCTTTCTAGATTGAAAAGGCCAAGCAGGCTCCAGAAGACCAGTCATGGCTGGACCAGAGTCCGAGCAGCAGACTGGAAGAAGGCATTCCCCAAGAGGTGTGTAACAGAGGGCCgcggctccctctcctccctcaacCCCAGCTTACCTCACCACCCCGTCTCCCACAGGTGCCGGACTCCGGGGCTCTGTCCAGGGCCTGCAGCCTCATCCAGCAGCTCCACGTGGCCTACAGCTCCCTGGCCTCCGGCCTCCAAGGCCTCCCCTCTGAGCTCCAGCAGCAGGTCGGGCGGGCGCGCCACAGCCTCTGTGAGCTCTACAGCCTCGTCTCCTCGGCCAGCTCCGTGGAAGAGCTGCCGGCAGAGCGCCTGGCCCAGAGCCGCggggctgtgtgccaggcatggcGGGAGCTGGAGCAGCTGCTGGAGAGTGTGCAGCACGGCCCACCGCTCTGTTGGCTGGTGGGGCCCTTTGCCCTGCACCCCACTGGGCAGCAGCTGTAGGTCCCTCCTGCCCACAGAGCCCTCTGCCGAGCCTTCTCTCCAGCCCCCACCAACTCCCTAAAGGCCGGACCCTACAGGCTGGTGCTGCCTGGCACCAGCAGGAGCACCAACTACTGGAGTTCGGCCGTGTGCACACCCAGCTCTGGCCCTACCTATGCCGTCTACCCTTTCCTCCCAAGGACCCCTGGGCCTTCTCCTGGCCTAGGGGCCCAGGGCTGCTATGACTGCTGACAGAGGGCCTTTGCCTGAAAGTCTCAACCAAGCACTCCAATTAGGAAAGAGAAGTGGAAACATGCCTAGGTCTAGAAGGTTCTCCATTCAGCAGCCTCCATTAGGAGCCCCTTTATCTTTGGGGCACCCCAGTCTGGGTCCATCCTGGGCTCCTGGAGCTTTGTCCTCACCCCAGAAGCATACACCCTGGCTCTCAGCAACCATGTTCTGTTATACCAGAAAGTACCAGAATATTACTGTCACCTGGCGGCAGGCTCCTACCGCCTCTGCTGATGCCCGGTGTGGCCGAGGGGCTCTGAGTGTGATGCTGCAGCAGCCACCAACTATGCCTATGCACTGGCCCAGCTGGGGGACCAGACTGGGGGGCCCTGCCGCCTCAGCGCATCCCCCTACCCCGCCCTGCGCTGATGTTTTGTGGTCCCAAAGGCCCCTGGGCTGAGGCTAAGGAAGGAGAGGGCTTCCccatggggtgggagtggggcccCAAGGGTAATGAGATAAAATATGCTCAACATGGTCCCACGCTCAGCCCAGGCTGGAGAATAGGGGCTAGGACGCCTGCAGCATCCCCTCCTTCCTGGCCACACTGTCCCCAAACGCCCAGGGAAGCCACGTGAGATGGATGGCACGTGGGGAAGCTGAGGTGCTCCCTCACTGGGCTTCACCTGTCCTCCAGCTGGGGAGAACCCTGTCAGGCAAGCCCTGCTTCCTGGAACCATATCCCACCTACAACTCCTGCATTAGGCCACCTCCCTCCCTTAAGGGGACTTGAGGTGCCTTCATACCACCCTCTTCTCAGAAATGACTGGGGGCTCCAAGCTCAGGACGAGAGGCCAGCCTTCCCCAAAGGGCTGCTGTTGGCTCCTGGGAGCCAGCGGTGGTGAAaccagcagggggcggggggggggggcaagtcaGAAAGCCCCTCAGGCTTGTCCCTCCTCAGTCTCCACCACAGGTGGAGGCGCTGGGCACACAGTCATTCACACAAACTGAGCACAGTGACTGGAGCTTATATCCAGCCAGACCAAACAGGGGATGCCAGGCCCAGGAAGTGCCACACTGCACCATGACCTCGGCTGAGATGGAGGCACTTGGCCAGGGGCAAGGTGGAGGACACACAGTGGACACCACCGTTTAACCAGCAACTGCCGTGTGCAGGTACCTGGCTGGGAGCTGCACACAGGTCTGTCTGCCGACCCTGGGttcactttacaggtgaggaatgAGAAGCTCAGAATGGGAGTgccacttgtccaaggtcacagagcaagacCTGCCCCCAACACTCACACCCTCTGAATGGCAAGGACAACGGCTAGCTCACAGCAACCCCGAAGCCTGAATGGCTTGAGTGCCCCTGAGCTGCTG
Proteins encoded in this window:
- the PLIN4 gene encoding perilipin-4 isoform X12, producing the protein MSAQDEGGRDPPKPKGKILGSFLGSLPGFSSARNLMASAHGSAKEARPAADPAGASAQPGNDATALEQTASGEKLLPPSDKMISGAKDLVCSKMTKTKGAISSGMANMVDTAKGVVQGGLGMTRSALTGTKETVAGGVTSAVNVAKDTVQTGLDTTKTVLTGTKDTVCTGMTGAMNVAKGAVQTGMDTSKAVLTGTKDTVCTGMTGAMNVAKGAVQGGLDTSKAVLTGTKDAVSTGVTGAMNMAKGTVQTGLDTTKTVLTGTKDTVCTGMTGAMNVAKGAVQGGLDTSKSILTGTKDAVSTGMTGAMNMAKGTVQTGLDTTKTVLTGTKDTVCTGMTGAMNVAKGAVQTGLDTSKAVLTGTKDAVSTGVTGAMNMAKGTVQTGLDTTKTVLTGTKDTVGTGMTGAMNVAKGAVQTGLDTSKAVLTGTKDAVSTGVTGAMDMAKGTVQTGLDTTKTVLTGTKDTVCTGMIGAMNVAKGAVQTGMDTSKAVLTGTKDAVSTGVTGAMDMAKGTVQTGLDTTKTVLTGTKDTVCTGMTGAMNMAKGAVQTGMDTSKAVLSGTKDTLSTGLTGALGAAKGTVQTGLDTTKTVLTGTKDTVCTGMTGAMNVAKGAVQTGMDTSKAVLSGTKDAVSTGVTGAMNMAKGAVQTGLDTTKTVLTGTKDTVCTGMTGAMNVAKGAVQGGLDTSKAVLTGTKDAVSTGVTGAMNMAKGTVQTGLDTTKTVLTGTKDTVCTGMTGAMNVAKGAVQTGMDTSKAVLTGTKDTLSTGLTGALGVAKGTVQTGLDTTKTVLTGTKDTVCTGMTGAMNVAKGAVQTGMDTSKAVLSGTKDAVSTGVTGAMNMAKGAVQTGLDTTKTVLTGTKDTVCTGMTGAMNVAKGAVQGGLDTSKAVLTGTKDAVSTGVTGAMNMAKGTVQTGLDTTKTVLTGTKDTVCTGMTGAMNVAKGAVQTGMDTSKAVLTGTKDAVSTGVTGAMNMAKGTVQTGLDTTKTVLTGTKDTVCTGMTGAMNVAKGAVQTGMDTSKAVLTGTKDTLSTGLTGALGVAKGTVQTGLDTTKTVLTGTKDTVCTGMTGAMNVAKGAVQTGMDTSKAVLSGTKDAVSTGVTGAMNMAKGTVQTGLDTTKTVLTGTKDTVCTGMTGAMNVAKGAVQGGLDTSKSIVTGTKDAVSTGVTGAMDMAKGTFQTGLDTTKTVLTGTKDTVCTGMTSAMNVAKGAVQTGMDTSKAVLSGTKDTLSTGLTGALGVAKGTVQTGLDTTRTVLTGTKDTVCTGMTGAMNVAKGAVQTGLDTSKAVLTGTKDTVSTGVTGAMKMAKGTVQTGLDTTKTVLTGTKDTVCTGMTGAMNVAKGAVQGGLDTSKTILTGTKDAVSTGVTGAMNMAKGTVQTGLDTTKTVLAGTKDTMCTGMTGAMNVAKGAVQGGLDTSKTILTGTKDTLSTGLTGALGVAKGTVQTGLDTTKTVLTGTKETVSTGLSGAGSVAKGAVQTIQSWLPGTQDTVWSGLTSYSGPDKGGKQTILRPLEALSSGVASAPDTLCAGLDLAREATAVATFTQGASPGREDAGPAATTCVPEGAMSFAMLGAELGKLGDIFYPMDAKEQAQLAASEPGPKVLTADQGSYFVRLGDLAPGFRQRAFEHALSHLQHRQFQARGALAQLEDSFQVIEKAKQAPEDQSWLDQSPSSRLEEGIPQEVPDSGALSRACSLIQQLHVAYSSLASGLQGLPSELQQQVGRARHSLCELYSLVSSASSVEELPAERLAQSRGAVCQAWRELEQLLESVQHGPPLCWLVGPFALHPTGQQL